The Pedobacter roseus genome contains a region encoding:
- a CDS encoding glycoside hydrolase domain-containing protein — protein MKFRLFLLVCLFGQLSLHAQILKYTSGNNAWNPDSLGNHRVVLQFAGIGKIAHAKIDWRRRDEHPELKGIIVQDANGKTISVVGTDKLTRESADVYFETTGAGKYYVYYLAYKNEGRDNYPKGVYIKPKQVDQAWLSTAKQVKVNTSVVEIQSIDAFNSFYPMEIIATAKETASIKVKYPSDAFIVFPEDRMYPIKMQNDLPYRWVQKGALNSFTGMASKGENYAFQLGVYALKDLKNVEVNFGDLKTSTGKVISSKNINCLNTNGTSYDNKPLVETVNVSSGKIQPMWITVNIPKTTIAGIYAGKFTVKANGKSKVIDVRITVGSEVLADAGVGTPNKQTRLTWLNSTLAQANTVVAPYTPLTVEGNVISLLGRKFEINADGFPKQIQTFFNAEMTAYNEKPNNILAEPIHFHFFNTPKTQEKFVPTNFQITGKEAGTVKWSATNTSENLKMDLEGALEFDGYVHYVVKVTALKDVEFSNVDFHIPFDKGSTKYLMGLGEKGGVRPDTVKWKWDVANKNQDAVWIGNVNAGLYYNLRDENYVRPLNTNFYLQKPLILPKSWGNGDKGGIQINVKGSSMLADNFTGARSMRKGDVLYYNFNLLITPFHLINTDFQWDNRFYHKYGDLDSIKSTGATVVNIHHATPINPWINYPFIEWKKMKGYIDNAHSKGLKVKIYNTVRELSNHAYEWPALRSLGTEVYSPGKGGGFSWLQEHLDTNYIAAWFVPEIKDAAVINSGMNRWHNYYVEGMNWLVNNVGIDGVYLDDVAFDRVTMKRIKRVLTQNNHPGIIDLHSANQYNKSDGFNNSAILYLEHFPYLNRLWFGEYFDYQKNNPDFFLTEVSGIPFGLMGEMLQDDGNPWRGMIYGMTSRLGWSDKSDPKPLWKAWDNFGIKGSEMIGYWSENCPVKTDNPKVLATVYKKQGKTMIALASWAEGDTKVNLAIDWAKLGLNASKVKINAPAIDKFQTAGSYVDGKSIPVEKGKGLILIVE, from the coding sequence ATGAAATTTAGGCTTTTTTTACTTGTCTGTTTATTCGGACAGCTATCCCTTCATGCACAAATATTAAAATATACCAGTGGTAACAATGCCTGGAATCCTGATTCGCTGGGGAACCATCGTGTTGTGCTCCAGTTTGCTGGTATTGGAAAAATTGCCCATGCTAAAATTGATTGGCGCAGGAGGGATGAACATCCTGAGTTAAAAGGAATCATCGTTCAGGATGCCAACGGTAAAACCATTTCAGTGGTTGGTACAGATAAATTAACTAGAGAAAGTGCTGATGTTTATTTTGAAACTACTGGTGCCGGAAAATATTACGTGTATTACCTCGCTTATAAAAATGAAGGCAGGGATAATTATCCAAAGGGAGTTTACATCAAACCTAAACAGGTAGATCAGGCTTGGTTGAGCACTGCAAAGCAAGTTAAGGTGAACACTTCAGTGGTGGAGATTCAATCTATCGATGCTTTCAATTCTTTTTATCCAATGGAAATCATCGCCACTGCTAAAGAAACTGCTTCTATTAAGGTGAAATATCCTTCAGATGCTTTTATTGTGTTTCCGGAGGACAGGATGTACCCCATTAAAATGCAAAACGACCTGCCTTACCGTTGGGTGCAAAAAGGGGCATTAAATTCTTTCACAGGAATGGCCAGCAAGGGCGAAAACTATGCTTTTCAATTGGGTGTATATGCTTTGAAAGATTTAAAAAACGTTGAGGTGAACTTCGGCGATTTAAAAACTAGCACTGGGAAAGTAATTTCTTCTAAAAACATCAACTGTTTAAATACCAATGGAACGAGTTACGATAACAAACCATTGGTGGAAACGGTAAATGTATCATCAGGTAAAATTCAGCCGATGTGGATTACTGTAAATATTCCTAAAACTACAATTGCAGGCATTTATGCTGGGAAATTTACGGTCAAAGCCAATGGAAAATCTAAAGTAATCGATGTTAGAATTACCGTAGGTAGTGAAGTTTTAGCTGATGCGGGTGTAGGAACGCCAAACAAACAGACCCGTTTAACCTGGTTAAATTCTACTTTGGCACAAGCCAATACTGTAGTTGCTCCTTATACGCCTTTAACAGTTGAAGGTAATGTAATCTCTCTTTTAGGCAGAAAATTTGAAATCAACGCAGATGGTTTTCCTAAGCAGATTCAGACTTTCTTTAATGCTGAAATGACCGCTTATAACGAAAAACCAAATAATATCCTGGCAGAACCAATTCACTTTCACTTTTTTAATACGCCAAAAACGCAGGAGAAATTTGTACCAACCAATTTTCAAATTACCGGTAAAGAAGCTGGAACAGTAAAATGGTCGGCGACTAATACTTCTGAAAACCTGAAAATGGATTTAGAAGGTGCTTTAGAGTTTGATGGTTATGTTCATTATGTAGTTAAGGTTACAGCGTTAAAAGATGTGGAATTCAGTAATGTTGATTTTCATATTCCTTTTGATAAGGGTTCTACTAAATATCTAATGGGTTTGGGTGAAAAAGGCGGTGTTAGACCTGACACTGTGAAATGGAAATGGGACGTGGCCAATAAAAACCAGGATGCGGTGTGGATCGGAAATGTAAATGCGGGCCTGTATTACAATTTGAGAGATGAGAACTATGTTCGCCCGTTGAATACCAATTTCTACCTTCAAAAGCCTTTAATATTGCCTAAATCGTGGGGTAATGGAGATAAGGGTGGCATCCAGATCAATGTAAAAGGCAGTTCGATGCTGGCCGATAACTTTACAGGGGCAAGAAGCATGAGAAAGGGAGATGTACTTTATTACAACTTCAACTTGCTGATTACGCCTTTTCATTTAATCAATACCGATTTCCAATGGGACAACCGTTTTTATCATAAATATGGTGATTTAGATTCGATTAAATCGACAGGTGCAACGGTAGTGAACATTCACCATGCCACACCAATTAATCCCTGGATCAACTATCCGTTTATCGAGTGGAAAAAGATGAAAGGTTATATCGATAATGCGCATTCGAAAGGATTGAAAGTGAAAATTTATAATACCGTTCGCGAATTATCTAACCATGCTTACGAGTGGCCTGCTTTACGGAGTTTAGGTACCGAAGTTTACTCTCCTGGTAAAGGTGGCGGTTTTAGCTGGTTACAGGAGCATTTGGATACTAATTATATTGCTGCCTGGTTTGTACCCGAAATTAAAGATGCGGCTGTAATTAACAGTGGAATGAATCGCTGGCATAATTATTATGTAGAAGGCATGAACTGGTTAGTAAACAATGTTGGGATTGATGGTGTGTATTTAGATGATGTGGCTTTTGATCGCGTAACCATGAAGCGAATTAAGCGTGTACTTACACAGAATAACCATCCGGGTATTATCGATCTGCATTCTGCAAACCAATACAATAAAAGCGATGGTTTTAATAACAGCGCCATTTTATACCTGGAGCATTTCCCTTACCTGAACCGTTTATGGTTTGGCGAATATTTCGATTATCAAAAAAATAATCCTGATTTCTTTTTAACAGAAGTAAGCGGAATTCCTTTCGGTTTAATGGGCGAGATGTTGCAGGATGATGGAAACCCCTGGCGTGGGATGATTTATGGCATGACGAGTCGTTTAGGCTGGTCGGATAAAAGTGATCCGAAACCTTTATGGAAAGCCTGGGATAACTTTGGCATAAAAGGATCTGAAATGATTGGCTACTGGAGCGAAAACTGTCCGGTTAAAACCGATAATCCAAAAGTGTTGGCAACGGTTTACAAAAAACAGGGAAAAACAATGATTGCTTTGGCGAGCTGGGCAGAAGGAGATACCAAGGTTAATTTAGCCATTGATTGGGCTAAACTAGGTTTAAATGCATCGAAAGTTAAAATAAATGCCCCCGCAATTGATAAATTCCAAACTGCAGGAAGTTATGTGGATGGAAAATCGATTCCTGTTGAAAAAGGAAAGGGTTTGATTTTGATTGTAGAATAA
- the rplQ gene encoding 50S ribosomal protein L17, with protein MRHGKKVNHLGRTASHRKAMLANMASSLILHKRITTTLAKAKALRTYVEPIITKSKNDTTHSRRTVFAYLQDKEVVTILFREIAEKVANRPGGYTRIIKLNNRQGDNAEMALIELVDYNTVYGKDVEVKEEKKTTRRGRSKAAAAPKAAEAKAEVAEEVAPAEEAPATEEPKGE; from the coding sequence ATGAGACACGGTAAAAAAGTAAACCACTTAGGTAGAACCGCAAGCCACAGAAAGGCGATGTTAGCTAACATGGCTTCATCACTTATTTTGCACAAAAGAATTACAACTACTTTAGCTAAAGCTAAAGCATTACGTACTTATGTTGAGCCAATTATCACTAAATCAAAAAATGATACTACTCACTCACGTCGTACTGTATTTGCTTATTTACAAGATAAAGAAGTAGTAACAATTTTATTCCGCGAAATTGCTGAGAAAGTTGCAAACCGTCCAGGTGGTTACACTCGTATCATTAAATTAAACAATCGTCAGGGTGATAACGCTGAGATGGCATTAATTGAATTGGTAGACTACAATACAGTTTACGGTAAAGATGTAGAAGTTAAAGAAGAGAAGAAAACAACTCGTCGTGGTAGAAGCAAAGCTGCTGCTGCACCTAAAGCTGCTGAAGCGAAAGCTGAAGTTGCCGAAGAAGTTGCTCCTGCTGAAGAAGCTCCTGCTACTGAAGAACCAAAAGGAGAATAA
- a CDS encoding DNA-directed RNA polymerase subunit alpha, producing MAILAFQKPDKVIMQKSTDFDGTFEFRPLEPGFGVTIGNALRRILLSSLEGYAITTIRFSGVSHEFSTMKGVVEDLTDIILNLKQVRFKKTGDSGDSEKVFIIVNGQDQFKAGDITKFSNNFTVLNPEHVICNMDKSVTLEVELTINKGRGYVPAEENKVADAVVGVIAIDSIYTPMKNVKYTIENFRVEQKTDYEKLVLDISTDGSIHPEEALKEAAKILIQHFMLFSDENLVLESQAKEETKEVDEEILHMRKILKTELVDMDLSVRALNCLKAADIRTLADLVSYDVADMLKFRNFGKKSLTEIQELVKSKGLSFGMNLSKFKLDEE from the coding sequence ATGGCAATTTTAGCATTTCAGAAACCAGACAAAGTGATCATGCAGAAATCAACCGATTTCGATGGCACATTTGAATTTCGTCCTTTAGAGCCCGGTTTCGGTGTAACAATTGGTAATGCCTTAAGAAGAATTTTACTTTCTTCATTAGAAGGTTATGCTATTACTACTATTCGTTTTTCAGGCGTTTCTCACGAGTTTTCTACCATGAAAGGTGTTGTAGAAGATTTAACTGATATCATCCTAAACTTAAAACAAGTTCGTTTTAAGAAAACTGGTGATTCAGGTGATTCTGAAAAAGTTTTCATCATCGTTAATGGTCAAGATCAGTTTAAAGCTGGTGATATCACTAAATTCTCTAACAACTTTACAGTTTTAAACCCTGAGCACGTTATCTGCAACATGGATAAATCTGTTACTTTGGAAGTGGAATTAACCATCAATAAAGGACGTGGTTATGTACCTGCTGAAGAAAATAAAGTTGCTGATGCTGTTGTAGGTGTAATCGCAATCGATTCGATTTATACTCCAATGAAAAATGTAAAATACACGATCGAAAACTTTCGTGTTGAGCAAAAAACGGATTATGAAAAATTGGTTTTAGATATCTCTACTGACGGTTCAATTCATCCTGAAGAAGCATTAAAAGAAGCGGCTAAGATCCTTATCCAACACTTTATGTTATTCTCTGATGAGAATTTAGTATTAGAATCTCAGGCTAAAGAAGAAACTAAAGAAGTTGACGAGGAAATTTTACACATGCGTAAAATCCTTAAAACTGAATTAGTAGACATGGATCTTTCAGTTAGGGCATTAAACTGCTTAAAAGCTGCTGATATCCGTACTTTAGCTGATTTAGTTTCTTACGATGTTGCTGATATGTTAAAATTCAGAAACTTCGGTAAAAAATCTTTAACAGAGATCCAGGAATTAGTAAAATCAAAAGGTTTATCATTCGGTATGAACCTGTCTAAATTTAAATTAGACGAAGAATAG